Sequence from the Zeugodacus cucurbitae isolate PBARC_wt_2022May chromosome 2, idZeuCucr1.2, whole genome shotgun sequence genome:
GAATTGCTGAATTCGCTGCAGGATCCCACTGTTGTGGTGTTAGCTGATTGGCTTAAGGTAAATAaggaacacacacatacatttgtatatacatagacGACTATTAATTGTTGCACATGCTGTTTATAACAGTAATACTATTACTATCCCTCTCAATCGATATGCACCAGGTGTACTGTTaggataaattatatatgtttgttgtagttgttgtttgcaAAACAACTGTCAACAGTGTTATAAGTGTAGGTATAGTAACTAATAGACATAAGTATATTCAAATGGGCGGAAGCGAAAttaactacatatacatatatatggcctCTTTCTTATatgaattttatcaatatatatttaatatactcaCACTCATATCGCGTACAAGGCTAATCACAATGTTACACAAAAATTATCAccgattatttattttcgaaattgttgcaacatttctctttttttatcgCAAAGCATTGTCAGTCGCTATGTACATAGCAGTGATAAGAATGGTGAGCCACCGTGGCAATTGCGTCACTTAATTAAGTTACCGCCAAAAGTATACTCGTAAATATGTAATTGCCGGCAGTCTGACAGCAAGTATTACATTACATATActcgtgcatatgtatgtatgtacgtgcttGTATGATGGTTTCTAGTAAGCTTAATAATCCCATTTAAGTGACTTTTTTGGGTGACTGATAGTGGTGACGCCATATATAGAATTACACTTCCTTATATACTGTGGAATACATCATCAATCTAAACTGTCTGTATAgtatatattcgtatatatgaCTAATGTAAATTACCTGTACAAAGCAAGTTAGTCGAggaatttttgtgcatttttgacactaaccaaaaacattagaaacactaaattttatggGAAAGTCGATAGAGGAGAACTGCAGTCAACCCCCAGTTTTTGATCAAAAACAAtatccacgcctacttcccatataaaacaatattgcatatataaattaatcacTTATGAAGGTTAGGTTGGTCTTGGTTGGTTGGACCacttatggtcctttgcgataccggATGGAGTGCCTTCACGTATTCCCTAAGTAGTAGTCACGTGAATTTTAAGAGATTATGGGGCCTCACTGAAGATATCTCCACCAACTTATCGTattgtggggcccctaagtacctgaaacgtttccttggtgccccgctctttacactttctgcattcctcccgatatgacagccccatcttatagacatgtgccgctactaggctgtgaccaGTAAGAATGTCAGCCCTTCCTATCAAACgccagtaggaaccttgtatatttttgatctaccgcttcGCACATAGCCTTTGCAGTTTTTCACCCCGTTAGTTCCTTCCAGCGAGATTTGAGTTTTCTTGCCATGCACCTTTCTATGTCCTATTCCTtaattgctgcttgactgtcaGAGTAGAcgttaattttagagtattgggCTTGTGTGTTGGAGGCTAGCTCTCAATAGCgaagacctctgcttgaaatatactctAAGATATCAGaatgaaactttgtacaaatacaacATTGGAGGTAGCATcggtaatttaaaaatttccaaatctcCATGTGACTTTTCAAGacctcagatatcgaacatgaatacCTTTGGataatttttaagcaaaaatatcggtaaatctcacaATTATTTgatagaaattcagagggaatatttttcttctattaaTGAGCCTCTGTACAAAAATTGGGTGATATCTGTTCgttacttcccctagctcccatatacctaatggtaggtctttcaaaaatatagtgggctttataccttattaatcgattaatatgtgcaatatcttagccaaattaagtgagcgtatggtCTTGGATCTTGGTGGTCAAAATTAGTGAAGTCGGTTCAGGAATCACCTCAGCCCTCatctactatatatgatgattttcgttatcctagtggactttatgccaaatatatcatgttatattaataatattacatcaattgccagagtataaaatgttcggttactctCGAACTTTGACTTGTTTTCAAGTTATAATCATGATTCATGAGTTAGACTTACTTATTCCAAAAATAGATTTCAAATTTATtctgttaattaaaaataattttcattactaTTAAATTAGTCTGTCCCTTAATTTAAAAGGTTAAACATAACTTGTATGTTTGATAAAAGCAAGTCCATACCAGCGTAGacacatttttataacaaacaagcccataaaatacaaattacttaATTGTTTTACTAGTTACTAATGAGTAAAAGGTTAAACACTAATTTCTTGATGATGTCGTAGAGTCTACCGTGCActatgtatacaaaattttactggAAAGCagtaaattactaaaatttgcacctacaaataaaaatatatataatataatatgtacaaaGTACAAGGTCCCCTAGAAGCCTCCATAATATAATTAACACTCATTCAAAGTATtgacattttgaaatattatcattaatttattttaattaatatattaactgAGACATTCTTCACTACTAATTAATAGGTACGTGGCACATTGAAGTCATGGACGAAGCTATGGTGTGTGCTAAAGCCCGGCATGATGTTGCTCTACAAGAGTCCCAAGCTGAAGAGCAGCCATTGGGTGGGCACCATTATGCTGACCTCATGTCAGGTCATCGAGCGGCCGAGTAAGAAAGACGGTTTCTGCTTTAAGCTATTCCATCCGCTGGAGCAATCGATATGGGCGCCACGTGGACCAGACAAGGAGACAATAGGTCTGATTAATAATTctatctttaataaaaaaagtttaatggaattatcttattatttattaatattagtaaACTATTTTTAACGGCTTTTAATATGAGAGAAACAAATGTtacataaagtaaaatttaacaaatttttattaaaatttacaggCGCAGTCGTTCAACCCTTACCAACCGCTTACCTGATATTTCGCGCACCCAGTCAGGCGGCTGGTAAATGTTGGATGGATGCACTGGAGCTCTCCTTGCGCTGTTCAGCATTGCTCTTGCGTTCCAACAGCAGTTTGGGCGCCGTACAGGGCACCAGTGCCACCGACAATGCGCAGATATCGCACGAAACCCAATGGTCGGAGGCGGATTACGAAAAGCATTTCAACGAACATGGTGAGTGTAGTCTGTAAATGTCAAGACTTGAAAGGAATGTGCAACAGATTTCGTCTACTTgattcttataaaaataatttacaccTTCCCAACCTCACTTTCCTCTTCAATAAGTgggaatgaaataaatttcgtaTATTTTAAGGTTAAGTACGATTGACCTgctgttttgaatatttttgaggttatgaagATATCTAAAATACTACTTTTTATAGCTTTggtttactaaaaataatttgtatttagaaGACTTtgagaaatattaataatacaatacGAAAAGCCTCTGAAatgtttcatttcaaaattcattttgttgcacattctattttaaaaaataatctaaaaattcggcaaaatttctaaaaaaaattctcacAAGATATAAAACCTGAGCGCTTCTCACCGAGCGGTAACCTACCGAAGCAATACGCTCAGTATCTTATGGTGCCTGAATTGAGCAAATCGCACGGTAGTTCGGACACAAGCTTGACCTCTCGTGCCCAGACACCAATTTTACAGCAACTGTACATGACGATGACGCATTGGGAGCGTGTTTTTGCCAATTCGGCGGAGAAGAATTTACGCAAACTACGTAAAGCCAAACATTTGGGCAAACGTGATTCATTCGAGGGCATGAGTTCAATGGGTGATCTCAGTGATGTTTCAAGCGTTGACTTCACCTCTATGCTGGAGACACACCAATCGTTGAAATTGAAGACACGTCGTCAAAAACAGTTTATGAAATCGGCTTCATTAGGTCCCATGTCCCATGAGACGTCCTCATCGGGTGATTCGGTTGATGAAACTGCAGAGTTGCAGGCAAGAACGTGCGCATCTAGAGCATTGAGCGCTCCGCCTTTTGTGCTGAACGTCAAGGGTTTGAAGACAACAATGTTTCTTTTTCACTCGTTTCACATTAGTTCGTTCTTAAATGCATTGAGTGATTGCACTGTTGGTTGGCTAGTTGCGCGCAAAATCATAACAGTAATTTTAGATTTGGTTGGAAACAGTAAAATGCATCAGTTCTCATACtcgcatatatatttacatatgtacgctACTTAATGCTCAGCTAATTGTAcatacatttcatttcaatagGAGTTATATAAAGCTAGGAACTCATTGAAGTCTATTCATAGAGCATTCGTTTCAAAGTAACTATCATTAAGAACTTTTGAGGTTAAAGTTTTCCAAGAGAAAAGGTCACCGAATTTCAGTTCGGTATCTTAACTTAGCAGACGAACCAAATCGAGTAGAACCGAACCGAGCCGAATACTCTAAAACATTTCGTATATTATAACCATTTATGATATAGAATCAGTTCAAATAAGTCActtcatataaataaagtatGAACTTAATACTGAAAAGtgtctttaaaaataaaaagaaatcaaactctacacATTCATCAAATTTCACCCGAACTGTACTCGTATAATATAAAAAGCTCGCCGtatttgaagttgaagttgctTGTCATTTTcagaaatcaaagaaaatatttagcaTTTCAGTACTATAATTCAATTTGAAACAAACCGTATATTATAGCCACAATTATAACGTAGAATGTGGCCGCCAATATTATTCAGTAATCTTACTTACTCAAGTTTGCATTAAGCAATTAAAACCAATCCacatttataatgatttttttcttcttttttaactcTCAAACAGATCTGGATGGCGATAGCCAGAACGAAGGTGGTCCAGCCGCTATGTCGGGCGTCGATACGGAGTCAGAATCAGATCAAGAAGCGGTGGTTGAAGATGAAGAGCCAGAAACACCATATGTGCCGCTCACCGAAGAAGAGTTCGGCTCTGTAAGTTcgttatttcaatattataagGTCttgagcaaaataaaaataagcattTAACAACTTCCTCCGTATCGCTTAGGTGGGTGAGCAGGTGGAAGAGCTTGCAGAGGAGAATAAAAGCTTAATTTGGATACTGGTTAAGCAAGTACGGCCAGGCATGGATCTGAGTAAGGTCGTCTTGCCGACATTTATACTCGAACCACGTTCATTTTTGGATAAGCTATCGGATTCATATTATCATGCGGACATTTTGTCGAGGTGAGTGTTGAAGAAAtcgtaaatttttgtaaattaaactgaattttatttaccaatctGCATTTAAAGGGCCGTCACCGAGGATGATCCCTTTACGCGCATGAAAACCGTTGTACAATGGTATCTATCAGGTTTCTATAAAAAACCCAAAGGCCTAAAGAAACCCTACAATCCAATATTGGGTGAGACGTTCCGTTGCTATTGGGAACATCCGAACGGTAGCCGTACATTCTACATTGCCGAACAGGTGTCACATCATCCACCCGTGTCGGCGTTTTATGTGACCAATCGCCAGGATGGTTTCTGCATCAGTTGCTCCATCTTGGCTAAATCGAAGTTCTATGGCAACAGCACATCTGCTGTACTGGAAGGCGTTGCCACACTCACGCTGTTACCACGTGGTGAAACGTACACATTGAATACACCATATGCCCATTGTAAGGGCATACTGGTGGGTACACTGTCCATGGAGTTGGGCGGCAAAGTGAACATTGAGTGCGAGAACACCGGTTACAAGACGGAACTGGAATTCAAGCTGAAACCATTCCTGGGTGGCTCGGATTATACCAATTTAATTTCGGGTAAAATTAAATTGGGCAAAGAGACCATGGCCACCATAAGTGGTCATTGGGATACCGAAATGACAATCAAAGAAGCTAAAACTGGCGAAGAAACGATACTTTTCAAAGCCGATCCGGATACGAAACAAAAGCGTCTGGTGCGCTATGTTGTACCGTTGGATGCGCAGCTAACAAACGAATCGGAACGTTTGTGGGAGAAAGTCTCCCTGGCGATACGCAACGACGATCAGGTTGGTGCAACCGAGGAGAAGACCGTGCTGGAGGAGGCGCAGCGCAACTCGGCAAAGGAACGTAAAGTATTATCGACGGATTGGATCCCAGTACATTTCAATTATGATCCCATAATATCGAAGGTGAGTTCATTGAACGTTAAAAAATAAGTCGTTGAAGTGCAATTAAGTTAAATGCATAAAGTTAAAGCTTCTTTTCAAAGaagtttatattgtatatacaaaagCAGTAAGTTATGAAGTTAAGGATTTGTTATGAAAATCTAAAGGTAATCAAATATAACTAAATTAGTAGTTTGGTGTGATCTGCAACATTCTAAAAGTAGTTTTTATGAACCAAGAGAGTTGGAGAATTCTGATTATCTGAAGAACACTTCgaaaaaagaatgaaaaaataaaaaaatcattcgaTTGGATTTTTAACGGtgcattttttcaaatttaacgaATTTAAAGTCgaagaaacaatttaaattaaaccaaACAATGAGACATAGCAACGGTTcaatttgctgtttttttggtttataactgtatttataaaatttattgtgtattatttatttatgtgtttggTGTTTTTAGTGTAATATTGTAatgattataatttaattttttataagtaatttgatgataattgtaattttttggttgcaattgtttttttttagttaattagttttattaatatgttAACCTAAAAATTACTTTGAGAAACTAATGGAAGCATAGTAAAACAAATGTATTAAGCTTTGGATAATTTATTCATTGTCTGAATGTTAAGAACTAGTagttattgtatgtatgtatttagttaaattttagttaACTTAGTTCCACTTAACTACATTATTGCTTATTCGATTCTCTCCCAACAGTGGATGTATAATTACGCTGACTTGCGTCCATGGGATCAACGCAACGATTTGAAGCAGTACGAGGCCAATTACAAAGTACTCACGAAGACACGCCATCGTGCGCCAATGGTGCGTAACCCGAGCATCGTGACTGCCGATCCAATGCAGTTAATTAAATCATCTTCTTTATTGAAGGTAAAGCATAAAAGCCATAGTGCGATACTGGGACTCTCACACGACGATGAAAAGTCCGATTCGAGTGTATCAAATCCGGATGTGAGCAAGGAGCCACACCAGAAATCGAACAAATCAATACGCAGGTAAGTGGTAACACTACTCTTTTACTTTACCCTtgagtataattaaatttattcatacaaaatatattttgtttcagATTGGCCACAGCTATTGAAAAGATGAATCACACGCTCGAGGAGCAAACGAAACAACTGCGTCTGATCCAAACAAATCTCGAGCGTATGCACTACAATCCGCGTCTGATGGGGTCGTCGACAGCTGGTGGCCGTTATGCTGATATTGTGCCACGCACTGTGCCACAAACGGTGGTTATAAAATCAATGGTTTACGCTTTCGTCGGTTTGGCAGCCTGCTTTGTCATGAAATGGATGTTTAAGTAAATCCATGTATCGCGTAACTGTAAAATGGGAGGCGGTTGAATTAGTTAGGTAAAACGCTTattgttaaaatattcattgatgtgttgttgttgtcagcgcATCGAGACCGTGTGCAATATGtttcacacaaacaacaaaaaatatacatacaatactgTACACTTAGCGTTGTAACCGTAATTAGCGCTTAACGTTACGGTTTCACGGTACACATTTCTAACGCGTAACTTTAAATGATCAACTTTAAAGTAATATGTTACTATATAGTATTAACTCAATTTCATGGTttatgttaagctattttttaaatatttttcctttgTATTTTTCGCGTTTAGGTTGTAAACTTTGCAAGAAACTCTTCACTACATgcatattattgttttatattccagacggtttgaaattattatgtaaatttatacatatatacatatatatttatatacataagctCATTATGTATTTGCATGTAAAGTGTAAAGAGATTTGTATGTTAATAAGTGagataattgtttttgtttttatttcattatggtAAAGAAATTTCGATGGCTTTTGAGATAAGTTCTACTGATCAGTGACTTATCTGgcaattgataaatttttttcactttagaCCTTAAAAGTAAGTTCAGTAAGAGCTGCAACTTCgacagtttttagtttttaaatcaTTCAGAAATTTAGTTAGTGTAACGTGAAGCAGTCTCGAGTAGAAATTCGCAgatttattattgttgaaaTCTTATACAATTGCTATAGTAATATCAAAAAACAAACTGGATTTGGTTTACACATATTTCCAACAACAATTATTTCCTTTGCTAAGTTGTTCTGAGGTTAGTTTTTTTGTGAGCAGAAATCGGtcgatttttctacaaaaaatttaatttctagttTTCTTTTTACAACCATTAATAGTTTAGTTAATATTAAGTGTCCGAATTTAATATGGACCCACTGTAAACATACCtaagaaatttgatttctttatAAAAGAGTACTTTTTAAAAGTCATTTACCTATAAATTTGTTTCCTTGACAACTACTAaaagtatgtatttttatttcaataaaattacaaataatttaagtctaaatataaagaagaagaagaagcttacGTCTGCGTGTTGTTTATTGTGCTAGCGCGATATTATGTAATttaactcatatatgtatgtatttcatattATGATTGTATGTAACGTGTCGTGATTTTTATCAACGAAGTAagacatttaaaatttaaaacacaatttataaatatttacgaaaaaacatttagtaaaatatctgtctctctctctcacacacacacactttaaaTCTCTCGGTCACACAACGCACCGTAACTGCATATgtattgaaaattcaaaattttttccaacaaataATAGCACCATGACAGGCATCAATCAACACGAGAAATCGCTTATTAGCCACCATTAGTCTATAGTAAGAATTGCTATGTACGCTTGTAAAATGAAATCTATTCTGTTAAGCAAACTACAAAGTGTAACACACGGCGATGATTATACCTACATAAGTACACAAAATGCTGTTAACATTTCAAGTCCAATAAACGAAACACTATACTTTAATGCGTTTGTGTTTTAATTCTGAAGGTGTGGAGTGCTGGGTATAAGTTgtggttggtattatattagcgtgaatatgtttataaataaaatgcagtttttattgtaaaaaatataactcactaataaagggtgtttcaagtagtggtacttttttcaatagccgtTTTTTGACAGAccacgcgtgagtcgtgtccAGCTTTTCGGCCTAGTGAGCGGGGtgttcgcaacaccatcacccatcttgagacccagcattcattattggataatattcgaccgaatagaccacgtccagtgaaaaaaatatagcagccgtagctgaggaTGTAcgcgaagaccgtggagagtcaaTTCGGCACCGTTCACAGCAACTCGGACCGACGTATGAAAATATTTGGCACCTTTACgccgagatcttaaattgaaagcgtacaaaatacagtttgtgcaagaactgaagccgcttacCAAACGACATCGCTTAGCTCTAGGGGCCAAATTCTTTTCAGCGATGGGCCTCAGGGCTGAGTATGTAAACAagaaaaattgccgcatttggaacGAAGAGATTGAAGAGGtgtcatttcatccagaaaaaacaacggttcgATGTGATTTGTGGGATcctcggtccatatttctttaaaaattatgcctgtgagaacgtaaccgtcaatggcgaccattATCATTccatgataaccgaatatttgatGTCTAACATTGAAGCTCATAATTCATTCATTAGGTTTCAaaaagacggcgccacttcccacacattgcATGAATTTATTGAGGGGACACTtgggtgagcagataatttcactttttggacctgtcgattggccaccaagatcatgtgaTATCGCGCTGTTAGACCTTTTCCTTTGGGGATaggtaaagtctaaagtctattccgacaatcccgcttcgattcatgccttggagcaaaacagcacgcgtgtcattcgccagttacaatTCGAAAagttcgaacgagtcatcgaaaattggactcaatggatggaccatctgagacgtagccgcggccaatatttgaaaaagataatctttaaaaaataaatgctaaagaatgttctttcaaatgaaaataaacgttccccattaaatttgaattttctgttttttgttttttctttaaaaaagtagagaACTTCGAAATGGATCCCACTTGATAATAGAGAATTATAACTTTCGAGATCGTTCCAAATACAATATATCCTCATAGCTAACATGAtaacaaaagatttttttattttgtaaaaactttatttttttatgatttatttgaatttattattttcagttaTAATACAGAGCTTTGATTTCTAAAAAAGGTGTATCAGTTTGTTCGTTATTTATTCAGATTAATTACCCCATGACGTATATAAATCCATTTTACGCTCGACTTTCATTTCCCATAGAGGTTATGTCTTTGTTGGTTTTTTAACTGCTAAAGCATTCCAATAAGAATTTCCTGTATATATTGTAACCAATCAGCTTTCCCACTTGATGACTGTTGATGTGGGCATAGCCTTACAAGATAGAGTACTCTTATCAGATCTCATCACCTTTGTTGATTTGATTTGCCCAAGATCATTAACAGTTATAAAGTAGACTTGCGACTGATCAGTGCTAAAAGATAtcaactttttcaaaaattaattatctttaatataaacaaatatttttgcacaaaaattcAATGTTGAGAATTATAAACAAAGAAGATTTAAACGGAAATGGAGTAGGAAAtcacacaaaataaattgtcaTTGAATGTCTCACAGCTAAAGCTTACTCAAAATCGTGCAAACATTTCAAAACTTTGATTTAGTCCGACATAAGTAGCAGTCAGTCAAAGCAGTGACAGTTCCTTTCAAATATCTGCAAATACACGCAATTGATTATAGAGTATAGTattgcatacaaatacataaaatatttaatatcaaatattgtGGAAATGCGCATAAACCTTAAAATCTAAATggatatagaaatattaaaagccACATGGGTATTTTCTGCTTACAAATATCGCTTTATTCTACATGAATTTTATTAAACGTTTTTGTTCTACGCACATTATAATTGGTTTTATACGTAATAGTACAATTATGCATGCTAAATATACTTtgcttgttgttcttgttttttttttttaatttactttattttatttttaccttttctgttttttgctttttgttcacAAAAACATCCGCACAAACAAGAagcgaacttttttttttttggaaacaaaaGAGAACAccctgtatgtgtatgtatatatatagcagAGGTTTGCAAGAGTAAGCGCATCAATTCATAGTATGTAGTTGACtacatataactcattttcatGACATCGCaggaattgttgttgtaacagtaATATGAAACTATCGTTATAAATACTCTGTGGATGGATAATTTGGACGCCAATTGCTTTTCGGAAAAAGTTGCAAACACTTTTGCTTAACTTTGCAGAACTCTGTTCTGAACTTTggaatatttttagatttccgttttttcttcaaatttattgctgagtaaatcaaaaaaaaaatcaaatattcggCAGTTATTACATAACAAATTCTAactaaaaatattctaaattttgttcaaagcttctatttacaattacaaatatggGTTCACAATTACTAAGCTTGGactattaaataaaaagcaGTTTACTCGGAGTCAAGTAGATAAAAGACAGTAATATCTACAAACACGTCAGAAAGTTTTTCTTCAGCTTCAAAGCacttaaatatctaaaaaattgtAGATTGAAAATTTGAAGCTTCTATATTAACTTTGTTGCAATCATTCCCATAATGCCATAATAGATTGCACTGGATATACTAAAACAAAcagttaacaacaaaaattaacgtTTACGCAATAACGGTTGACAATTGAAACAAACTTTTACAAAGGAACGGACTGCATGCCAAATTACTTAAGAGGGCCAATCAGGAGAAGTCAGATATTCACAACGACAAACTGTAAGATATTACTATTGCAGAAGCAACTTTCCTGGAGCCTGAATTcaacagtgttgttgttgtattgttagtCATACGAAATTCGCACTTACTCTCGCAGCTCTCTttagtatatgtataataaatttacatGGACAATACATATTGCACAGCAGGTAGGTAACTCATTACGTTTAGCAGCTGATTATAGTTATTTGAACATCGAACTAACAATGTTGTTGCCTTACTACCATTGTTCGCATCCACCTGTAACAACGTGTGGTGTGGTGTGGTAGGTATGCGCCGATAATGCCATTTAAAACATGTTTATTGGTTGTGTGTGTGGATTATTTGTTATCTGCCAAATTGCCAACTTTCCAATTGGGCTAGTTAGAGCCAATacatctattattatttttattttttttactgcaTCTGCATCTAGCTTTAGAACCACCAACGTCATTATACTTATTACTGGttataattatgtatttgcATGGCCATTTCTTAACAATTGTGAATTCTGACATGATTAATTAGAGTGCTTTTCTGCCGGAATTGCTTAGGGCAATAGGAACAGCTGTAGGGCTTTTCGCCAGTATGTATCTTCAAGTGATTATTCAAGGTGGACAATTGTCGAAAATTCGACTCGCACACTTTGCATTTATATGGCTTTTCGCCGGTGTGCGTCTTAATGTGGTTAGCCAGAGTGCTTTGTTGTGAGAAGGCCTTGCGGCAAATGGCGCACGGGAACGGGCGATCCGGACTCTCCAGCATTAAGCTGTCGGCCTCGTTTTTGAAACGGCGACTGGTATTGGGATTGAATGGCTCCTTCGTAATGGTGCTAACTGTTGTATTGCTATCGAGAAAATGCAAAAGTGGATGTTCGGCTTGCAACTGCTGGTGTACCATGTTATTGAGTGGTGGATGTTCTCCATGTGCCACAAGAGTTGATGTCATATGGTTGATGCCATGTGGtgctgccattgttgttgttgttgttggcactgCATTCGAATTGCTGGCGGCTGTTTGcgtgtaaatttaaataaaagctttGTTAGGGGGAAATTGGAGTTAAAATTTCTCAGTCGAACGGCGAACACACAAAAGGCTCACCTGTGGTGTGTGTCTTCATGTGATTGGTTAGAGTGCTCTGCTGTCGAAATTGCATGGAACAAAAGGAACAGGCATATGGCTTATCACCGGTATGGATCTTTTTGTGATTGGTTAAAGTGGCCAGTTGTGTGAAGGACTTATCGCATGTGTCACATTTATACGGCTTGGGATCGATGTGTGTCCGCTCATGGTTGTGTAGTGTACTCAATTGTGGGAAACGTCTTTTGCATACATTGCACTGATACGGTTTGACCAGCTCCTCGGCCTGCGGTGAGCTGTAGCTACCAGTATATAGGGTTTTTGTTATGGATCGATTTTGATAGTCTACCATTTGATTTTGAGCCAATTTCGAA
This genomic interval carries:
- the LOC105213320 gene encoding oxysterol-binding protein-related protein 8 isoform X5, whose amino-acid sequence is MWKRKFFARLASWATDSRDKYDGNQTDKTPGDPSKLNRKESYKAQRKNYRREKKRVASELLNSLQDPTVVVLADWLKVRGTLKSWTKLWCVLKPGMMLLYKSPKLKSSHWVGTIMLTSCQVIERPSKKDGFCFKLFHPLEQSIWAPRGPDKETIGAVVQPLPTAYLIFRAPSQAAGKCWMDALELSLRCSALLLRSNSSLGAVQGTSATDNAQISHETQWSEADYEKHFNEHDLDGDSQNEGGPAAMSGVDTESESDQEAVVEDEEPETPYVPLTEEEFGSVGEQVEELAEENKSLIWILVKQVRPGMDLSKVVLPTFILEPRSFLDKLSDSYYHADILSRAVTEDDPFTRMKTVVQWYLSGFYKKPKGLKKPYNPILGETFRCYWEHPNGSRTFYIAEQVSHHPPVSAFYVTNRQDGFCISCSILAKSKFYGNSTSAVLEGVATLTLLPRGETYTLNTPYAHCKGILVGTLSMELGGKVNIECENTGYKTELEFKLKPFLGGSDYTNLISGKIKLGKETMATISGHWDTEMTIKEAKTGEETILFKADPDTKQKRLVRYVVPLDAQLTNESERLWEKVSLAIRNDDQVGATEEKTVLEEAQRNSAKERKVLSTDWIPVHFNYDPIISKWMYNYADLRPWDQRNDLKQYEANYKVLTKTRHRAPMVRNPSIVTADPMQLIKSSSLLKVKHKSHSAILGLSHDDEKSDSSVSNPDVSKEPHQKSNKSIRRLATAIEKMNHTLEEQTKQLRLIQTNLERMHYNPRLMGSSTAGGRYADIVPRTVPQTVVIKSMVYAFVGLAACFVMKWMFK
- the LOC105213320 gene encoding oxysterol-binding protein-related protein 8 isoform X4; this translates as MCFSTIARSLTESVSGCYRRRLASWATDSRDKYDGNQTDKTPGDPSKLNRKESYKAQRKNYRREKKRVASELLNSLQDPTVVVLADWLKVRGTLKSWTKLWCVLKPGMMLLYKSPKLKSSHWVGTIMLTSCQVIERPSKKDGFCFKLFHPLEQSIWAPRGPDKETIGAVVQPLPTAYLIFRAPSQAAGKCWMDALELSLRCSALLLRSNSSLGAVQGTSATDNAQISHETQWSEADYEKHFNEHDLDGDSQNEGGPAAMSGVDTESESDQEAVVEDEEPETPYVPLTEEEFGSVGEQVEELAEENKSLIWILVKQVRPGMDLSKVVLPTFILEPRSFLDKLSDSYYHADILSRAVTEDDPFTRMKTVVQWYLSGFYKKPKGLKKPYNPILGETFRCYWEHPNGSRTFYIAEQVSHHPPVSAFYVTNRQDGFCISCSILAKSKFYGNSTSAVLEGVATLTLLPRGETYTLNTPYAHCKGILVGTLSMELGGKVNIECENTGYKTELEFKLKPFLGGSDYTNLISGKIKLGKETMATISGHWDTEMTIKEAKTGEETILFKADPDTKQKRLVRYVVPLDAQLTNESERLWEKVSLAIRNDDQVGATEEKTVLEEAQRNSAKERKVLSTDWIPVHFNYDPIISKWMYNYADLRPWDQRNDLKQYEANYKVLTKTRHRAPMVRNPSIVTADPMQLIKSSSLLKVKHKSHSAILGLSHDDEKSDSSVSNPDVSKEPHQKSNKSIRRLATAIEKMNHTLEEQTKQLRLIQTNLERMHYNPRLMGSSTAGGRYADIVPRTVPQTVVIKSMVYAFVGLAACFVMKWMFK